In Synechococcus sp. CC9616, the following are encoded in one genomic region:
- the carA gene encoding glutamine-hydrolyzing carbamoyl-phosphate synthase small subunit: protein MTDSSSAAAHLVLADGTVLRGRSFGHRGSVVGEVVFNTGMTGYQEVITDPSYAGQLVTFTYPELGNTGVNPQDQEAEHPHARGVIARQLAPRPSNWRCQQPLDQWMADHNVVGICGVDTRALVRHLREGGAMNGVISSDGRAPAELLAELRRAPSMEGLNLADQVSTRTPYSWSTPSRVGFDQRLKSKPERPYRVTAIDFGIKRAILDRLVAHGCDVTVLPANSDLSNVLRESPDGVFLSNGPGDPSAVDGGISLAKQLLGQTDLPLFGICLGHQILGLALGGRTFKLAYGHRGLNHPCGTTGQVEITSQNHGFALDATSLPEDILDVTHWNLNDRTVAAFAHRHQPVFGVQYHPEASPGPHDADHHFARFAALMGERRSGRG, encoded by the coding sequence ATGACTGACTCATCGTCCGCTGCAGCTCATCTCGTTCTGGCAGATGGCACTGTGCTCCGAGGCCGCTCCTTTGGCCACCGCGGCTCTGTGGTCGGGGAGGTGGTGTTCAACACGGGAATGACGGGATATCAGGAGGTGATCACGGACCCGAGTTATGCCGGTCAGCTGGTCACTTTCACGTATCCGGAGTTGGGAAACACCGGGGTGAATCCCCAGGATCAGGAGGCGGAGCACCCCCATGCCCGTGGCGTGATTGCCCGTCAACTGGCACCGAGGCCAAGCAACTGGCGCTGTCAGCAGCCCCTCGACCAGTGGATGGCGGACCACAACGTTGTGGGAATCTGCGGCGTCGATACCCGCGCCCTCGTTCGCCATCTTCGTGAGGGCGGTGCAATGAACGGGGTGATCAGCAGTGATGGACGCGCCCCAGCCGAGCTATTGGCTGAACTCCGTCGGGCTCCGTCCATGGAGGGCCTCAACCTTGCTGATCAAGTCAGCACCAGAACGCCTTATTCCTGGTCAACACCCTCCCGCGTCGGTTTCGATCAGCGCCTCAAGTCGAAACCTGAGCGTCCCTACCGCGTTACAGCAATCGATTTCGGGATCAAACGGGCGATTTTGGATCGTCTTGTGGCCCATGGCTGCGATGTAACCGTCCTCCCTGCAAATTCCGATCTGAGCAATGTCCTTCGTGAATCACCGGATGGCGTCTTCCTCTCCAACGGTCCGGGCGATCCTTCCGCTGTAGACGGAGGCATCTCATTGGCCAAACAACTCTTGGGCCAAACCGACCTTCCCCTGTTCGGCATTTGTCTTGGCCATCAAATTCTGGGTTTAGCCCTTGGAGGGCGCACGTTCAAGCTGGCTTACGGCCATCGCGGCCTCAACCATCCATGTGGAACCACAGGACAGGTCGAGATCACCAGCCAAAATCACGGCTTCGCTTTGGATGCGACCTCTCTGCCAGAGGACATCCTGGATGTCACGCACTGGAATCTCAACGACCGCACCGTTGCAGCCTTCGCGCATCGTCATCAGCCAGTTTTCGGGGTGCAATATCACCCTGAGGCCAGTCCAGGCCCGCATGATGCCGACCATCACTTCGCCAGATTTGCGGCATTGATGGGGGAACGCCGCTCTGGGCGTGGTTGA
- a CDS encoding STAS domain-containing protein, translating to MPGGVDPISELQRLTVSLRGGFEQKNGCLVFHFTGQLDAYSEKQFMDYVGDVLKASKLASVFDLSKIDFLDSSGLGALVQIAKLCKDAKRTFAVVGNSRVTQTVKLVRLEEFLHLANDLPTALSQIAA from the coding sequence ATGCCCGGAGGGGTTGATCCCATCAGCGAATTGCAGCGACTGACCGTCTCGCTCCGCGGCGGCTTCGAGCAGAAGAACGGCTGCCTGGTGTTTCATTTCACCGGTCAGCTGGACGCTTACTCCGAGAAGCAGTTCATGGACTACGTAGGCGATGTACTCAAGGCCAGCAAATTGGCTTCGGTGTTTGATCTGAGCAAGATTGATTTCCTCGACTCCTCCGGTCTTGGTGCCCTTGTTCAGATCGCCAAACTCTGCAAAGACGCCAAACGTACCTTTGCGGTGGTTGGTAATTCGAGGGTGACTCAGACCGTGAAACTTGTTCGCCTCGAAGAATTTCTGCATCTGGCGAATGACCTGCCGACGGCGCTCAGTCAGATTGCTGCTTGA